AACAGTATAATAAGTTTTTTCTTTTTGTTTTTGAAAACGGAAGATCTCTGCTTTGGCCAGGGCTATATTGCGTTTGCTTCCCAGAAATTCGATATGCGTTGAACCGATGCTCGATATCAGCACATAGTCGGGTCGGGCAATTTCTGCCAGGCCCAGAATCTCTCCTTTTTTACGCATGGCCATTTCCACCACAATAAAATCACAATCCAGAGATGAGTTGAGCAGGGTTAGAGGCACACCGATCTCGTTATTTTCATTTTCTTTGGTTTTATGAACCTTATAACGGGTGCGAAGCACCGCTGTTATCATGTCCTTAACCGTTGTTTTACCAGCGCTGCCTGTTACCCCGATAACTTTGGCCTTGATCTTGTTTTGGCGATAATAAGCGGTATATCGGGCCAGGTCCACATCCAGCACCTTGGCCGCACCTTTTGCCAATACTTCTTTAATAAACGCGTGGCCGTCAAAATTTTCGCCTTTGACAGGGATAAAAATATCACCCGGCTGTATAGTTCTGCTATCTATAGAAAATTTCATGGATAAGCTGCTTTCAAATATTTTTCCGCAATTTCGAAATCATCAAAATGAATTTTTTTGTCTCCAATTATCTGATAATTTTCATGTCCTTTACCGGCTATTATTATAATATCATTTTTTTCGGCCATACTGACAGCGGTTTGTATGGCTTTTTCTCTGTCTTCAATAACAACGGCTTTTTTATGTTTGATGCCGG
This genomic window from Candidatus Margulisiibacteriota bacterium contains:
- a CDS encoding UDP-N-acetylmuramoyl-tripeptide--D-alanyl-D-alanine ligase, which codes for MKFSIDSRTIQPGDIFIPVKGENFDGHAFIKEVLAKGAAKVLDVDLARYTAYYRQNKIKAKVIGVTGSAGKTTVKDMITAVLRTRYKVHKTKENENNEIGVPLTLLNSSLDCDFIVVEMAMRKKGEILGLAEIARPDYVLISSIGSTHIEFLGSKRNIALAKAEIFRFQKQKEKTYYTV